One genomic segment of Clostridium estertheticum subsp. estertheticum includes these proteins:
- a CDS encoding IS607 family transposase translates to MHEYVSITKAAQIIGVTPKTMRVWDNEGVLKSYKTPKGHRRYSLDEIESLALGRVSNVVNIDNKVYIYSRVSTRKQCESGNLDRQTQRLQKYCLDKDYEVVEIYNEVASGINDKRPKLSKMLSNLEGVSKIIVEYPDRLARFGLNYLILMLKNIGITVEFVEDAESKSINEDMTKDIISIITCFSTKLYGATGGKKVRKTLDELAVLK, encoded by the coding sequence ATGCATGAATATGTAAGTATAACAAAAGCTGCTCAAATAATAGGTGTAACACCTAAAACTATGAGAGTATGGGACAATGAAGGTGTGCTTAAAAGTTATAAAACACCAAAAGGTCATAGAAGGTACTCTTTAGATGAAATTGAGTCATTAGCACTGGGAAGAGTATCTAATGTTGTTAATATAGATAATAAGGTTTATATATATTCAAGGGTTTCAACAAGAAAACAATGTGAAAGTGGTAATTTAGATAGGCAAACACAAAGATTACAAAAATATTGTTTAGATAAAGATTATGAAGTTGTTGAAATCTATAACGAAGTTGCTTCTGGTATTAACGATAAAAGACCCAAGCTAAGTAAAATGCTATCTAACTTGGAGGGCGTAAGTAAAATAATAGTTGAATATCCAGATAGATTAGCTAGATTTGGTTTAAATTATCTAATTTTAATGCTAAAAAACATAGGTATTACCGTGGAGTTTGTCGAAGATGCTGAAAGTAAATCTATAAATGAGGATATGACCAAAGATATTATAAGTATAATAACGTGTTTTTCTACTAAATTATATGGTGCTACAGGTGGAAAAAAAGTTAGAAAAACTTTAGATGAATTAGCCGTGCTTAAATAA
- a CDS encoding IS200/IS605 family accessory protein TnpB-related protein, translated as MKATLRCLLYNPSNEDFDLISDMMNHFCKAKHFAYKRLEENRFTEGFKIHELSKIVSENYGLNSRQSKDAVEQARQTMISQVQLLNLRITECEGKVEKLLKKFDKGVKLEQRHGLISKLDKRLRKLCTYLTHKTNNTLPSVIFGGKENFYKRCKGTISKEDYQLHRNNQFVSRGDKTKKGNPNLRIVIKDTNVYLEITTLESTKTDSRLKSDGSFTKSKITYKKILTPIYIPQKLSKKTGKINGFNYKDKLLMQVVNENPYQVELLLRDGKIYAHVTFELEKTEVTNTCHNLIIGIDTNPDGLALTMIDNKGNYKWHYYLKNTELLTASSTRRVNLWGELAKSVVWASKTYGCGIAVEDLKFINDKDVHSKIARKTSQFCYRLILTMLESACYKNGVEFIKVKPQYTSKIGLYKYCQQYGMDVHNGAAMVIARRSYGFKEKVPKLYKGFFKPIPIIKDGKLTYTNTTYSNEWSNWYNVSARFKIDTSKGLLPRICY; from the coding sequence TTGAAGGCGACTCTAAGATGTTTACTTTATAATCCAAGTAACGAAGACTTTGACTTAATAAGTGACATGATGAATCATTTTTGCAAAGCTAAGCATTTTGCTTATAAGCGTCTTGAAGAAAATAGATTTACAGAAGGTTTTAAAATCCATGAATTGAGTAAAATTGTTTCTGAAAACTACGGTTTAAATTCAAGGCAATCTAAAGATGCTGTGGAACAAGCTAGACAAACAATGATTTCCCAGGTACAGCTATTAAATTTAAGAATAACTGAATGTGAAGGCAAAGTAGAAAAACTTCTTAAGAAATTTGATAAGGGAGTTAAGTTAGAACAAAGACATGGTCTAATATCTAAATTAGATAAAAGGCTTAGAAAACTTTGTACTTATTTAACTCACAAAACAAATAATACGTTACCTTCAGTTATATTTGGAGGCAAAGAAAATTTCTACAAACGTTGCAAGGGTACAATATCTAAGGAAGACTATCAATTACATAGAAATAATCAATTTGTTTCTCGTGGAGATAAAACTAAGAAAGGTAATCCTAATCTTAGAATTGTTATTAAAGACACAAATGTTTATCTTGAAATAACAACACTTGAATCAACAAAAACGGATTCTCGATTAAAATCTGACGGTAGCTTTACAAAATCAAAAATAACTTACAAAAAAATATTAACGCCAATATACATTCCACAAAAATTATCTAAAAAAACTGGCAAGATAAATGGATTTAACTATAAAGATAAACTACTTATGCAAGTAGTAAATGAAAATCCATATCAAGTTGAACTACTTCTTAGAGATGGAAAGATATATGCACATGTTACTTTTGAACTAGAAAAAACTGAAGTTACTAATACTTGCCATAATTTGATCATCGGAATTGATACTAATCCAGATGGTTTAGCATTAACTATGATAGATAACAAAGGCAATTATAAATGGCATTATTATTTAAAAAATACAGAACTTTTAACCGCAAGTAGTACCCGCAGAGTAAATCTATGGGGGGAACTAGCTAAATCAGTAGTTTGGGCATCAAAAACTTACGGATGTGGCATTGCTGTAGAGGATTTAAAGTTTATTAATGATAAGGATGTTCATTCAAAAATTGCAAGAAAAACATCGCAGTTTTGTTATAGATTAATACTAACTATGCTTGAATCAGCTTGTTATAAAAATGGTGTTGAATTTATTAAAGTTAAACCACAATATACAAGTAAGATTGGTTTATATAAATATTGTCAACAGTATGGAATGGATGTTCATAACGGAGCGGCTATGGTTATAGCAAGGCGAAGTTATGGATTTAAAGAAAAAGTTCCGAAGCTATATAAGGGTTTCTTTAAGCCAATACCAATTATTAAAGATGGAAAATTAACTTATACTAATACGACTTATTCTAACGAATGGAGTAACTGGTATAATGTTTCTGCGAGATTCAAAATAGATACTTCAAAAGGATTGTTACCCAGGATTTGTTATTAA
- a CDS encoding alpha/beta hydrolase: protein MKKKKILLIFPVVVLIVATYSFILIKNFASTSYGKLDTLFGVMSKIEEQFNPISLKGKSIYEMRGALHKSTTIWKSKPIPFSNIKNMDIKTASNQVPVRVYTPDINENKLPIIIYSHGGSWISGSIDDYDNVCRKISRNSKAIVVSVNYRLAPEDPFPAGLNDVYNVLQWVYTYAKSINGDSSRICVVGDSAGANLSAVVSQMARDKGGAHIISQVLIYPSTNIYQLNTKSWSYFGMDYNLTRENSEKFISLYTPSLEQRKSGYASPLLSKNFKDLPDTLIITAEFDPLRDEGEAYGNKLKQAGVDVISTRYKGVTHGFISMDKITNKADEALIEISTYLKAKFNRKQI, encoded by the coding sequence ATGAAAAAGAAAAAAATATTGTTGATTTTTCCTGTTGTTGTCTTAATTGTTGCAACCTACAGTTTTATTTTAATTAAAAATTTTGCTTCAACAAGTTATGGTAAGCTTGATACATTATTTGGCGTAATGTCAAAAATAGAAGAACAATTTAATCCTATTTCACTTAAAGGAAAATCAATATATGAAATGCGCGGGGCATTACATAAGTCAACAACAATATGGAAATCTAAACCTATACCCTTTTCCAATATAAAAAATATGGATATAAAGACAGCTTCAAATCAAGTGCCGGTGCGAGTATACACGCCTGATATCAATGAGAATAAATTACCTATCATAATTTATTCACATGGTGGCAGTTGGATTAGTGGTAGTATTGATGACTATGACAATGTTTGCAGGAAGATTTCAAGAAATTCAAAGGCTATAGTCGTATCTGTAAATTATCGTCTTGCGCCAGAAGATCCATTCCCAGCTGGTCTTAATGACGTATATAATGTGCTCCAATGGGTTTATACATATGCTAAAAGCATTAATGGGGACTCCAGTCGAATATGTGTTGTAGGGGACAGTGCAGGTGCCAACCTTTCTGCTGTAGTTTCACAAATGGCGCGTGATAAAGGTGGAGCCCACATAATCTCTCAGGTACTAATATATCCATCTACAAATATTTATCAACTAAATACTAAATCTTGGTCGTATTTTGGTATGGATTATAATCTTACAAGGGAAAATTCTGAAAAATTTATATCACTATACACTCCAAGTTTAGAACAAAGAAAAAGTGGATATGCCTCGCCTTTATTATCTAAAAATTTTAAAGATTTACCTGACACACTTATAATCACAGCCGAATTTGATCCATTAAGGGATGAAGGTGAAGCTTACGGTAATAAATTAAAGCAAGCAGGTGTGGATGTGATTTCTACCAGATATAAAGGTGTTACACATGGCTTTATTTCAATGGATAAGATTACGAATAAAGCAGATGAGGCTTTAATTGAAATTTCAACATATCTAAAAGCGAAATTTAATAGAAAACAAATTTAA
- a CDS encoding DUF3189 family protein has product MIYIYNCYGGTHSSILAMAYHLKMLDENREPTKDEILKLPNFNKLVYGNRGELFYYGSDEDENKVYIVGRGRSKVLIPGLYNLASMLHKQNLLNEKIIFSNTSPTVPLPMTFGGFFSRWLKIDFIGVPLLVKGAKQSYQDIIKLVNQTKKVAKEDKSGVIILDNKEFKKN; this is encoded by the coding sequence ATGATATACATATATAATTGTTATGGAGGAACCCACTCATCTATTTTAGCAATGGCTTATCACTTAAAAATGCTAGATGAAAACCGCGAACCGACTAAGGATGAAATATTGAAACTACCTAACTTTAATAAGTTAGTATATGGAAATCGTGGAGAACTTTTTTATTATGGAAGTGATGAGGATGAAAATAAGGTCTATATTGTAGGTAGGGGCCGTTCAAAGGTTTTAATTCCAGGATTATATAATTTAGCTTCTATGCTTCATAAACAAAATCTACTAAACGAGAAAATTATATTTTCCAATACTTCGCCAACTGTTCCATTACCAATGACCTTTGGTGGATTCTTTTCTAGGTGGCTAAAAATTGATTTTATAGGAGTGCCATTGCTTGTAAAGGGAGCAAAACAATCTTACCAAGACATAATAAAACTTGTAAATCAGACAAAGAAGGTAGCAAAGGAAGATAAGTCAGGAGTTATTATTTTAGATAATAAGGAATTTAAGAAAAATTGA
- a CDS encoding PHP domain-containing protein yields MSFKIIADYHTHTNIAKGHIPLFNIIFGEHAKGSIELNVKAGIKKGLKEIAITDHGYKHITFGMKLNQYEKLRKLIDDLNKSSLLKKNDFKILLGVECNIVTKKGDIDIKDEIIDYLDIICAGYHPGAIQNPFLLRNYTEAAINAIKKYDITILNHPLEHVNPDIIEIGKIAAQRNTALEINRSHKNMDIETIKNLKNMGVKFSLGSDSHKSEDIGYFGKAYNIAVNAGLTADDIVNADGSAHRSMKLLKD; encoded by the coding sequence ATGAGTTTTAAGATTATTGCAGACTATCATACTCATACTAATATTGCAAAGGGACATATTCCCTTGTTTAATATTATTTTCGGAGAACATGCAAAAGGAAGTATTGAATTAAATGTTAAAGCTGGAATAAAAAAAGGATTAAAAGAAATTGCCATAACAGATCATGGTTATAAACATATTACCTTCGGAATGAAACTAAATCAATACGAAAAACTACGTAAATTAATTGATGACCTTAATAAAAGTTCATTATTGAAGAAGAATGACTTTAAGATTCTTCTTGGCGTAGAATGTAATATTGTTACTAAAAAAGGTGATATAGATATTAAAGATGAAATAATTGATTACCTGGACATAATTTGCGCTGGTTATCATCCTGGAGCAATACAAAATCCATTTTTACTTAGGAACTATACAGAAGCTGCAATTAATGCTATTAAAAAATATGATATTACAATATTAAATCATCCCTTAGAGCATGTTAATCCAGATATTATCGAAATTGGAAAGATTGCCGCTCAAAGAAATACTGCTTTGGAAATTAATAGAAGTCATAAGAATATGGATATTGAAACAATAAAAAATTTAAAAAATATGGGTGTTAAATTTTCATTGGGAAGTGATTCACACAAATCTGAGGATATAGGGTATTTTGGTAAAGCTTATAATATTGCAGTTAATGCAGGCCTTACAGCTGATGATATTGTTAATGCTGATGGAAGTGCACATAGATCAATGAAATTATTAAAAGATTAG
- a CDS encoding aminopeptidase P family protein, whose product MSVKERIEQLRNEMRERGIDAFIVPSSDPHQSEYVAEHYSARTFITGFTGSAGTAIVTLKEAGLWTDGRYFIQAENQLIDTGVTLFRMGNEGVPTVEEFLKETLKKGAKIAFDGKVISIEYFRGLKSTLESSGFSYEVNEDLVDIIWKDRPQKPCSQVILHDVVYAGESRESKLARVAREMETMGANYYVISGLDDIAWLLNIRARDVKCNPLTISYTVVSEKKNYLFIDDKKINPEVRAELEKANVEIKPYESIGEFLRKIKDGAILLDAARTSTWIYSSIKIKILEAMDITTRFKGIKNEIQIKNVRKAMLRDGVAMVKFITWMKKTIKSRNITEIEASDKIEEIRSVGENFYDLSFASISAYKANASMPHYCATKENQATIKPEGLYLLDSGAQYLDGTTDITRTLAVGPLTKEEKTDYTLVLRGMINLTLQRFLYGTTGSNLDIIARIPLWNAGMDYKHGTGHGVGFFLNVHEGPHRISVLPNNIVLKKGMIVSNEPGVYKAGKHGIRIENLVVAQEDEKTEYGGQFMKFETLTLCPIDLDAIDVSLLTNDEKSWLNNYHKTVFEKLSTHLQGEELAYLKGATIAI is encoded by the coding sequence ATGAGTGTAAAAGAAAGAATTGAACAATTAAGAAATGAGATGAGAGAAAGAGGCATAGATGCCTTCATTGTTCCTAGTTCGGATCCACATCAAAGTGAATATGTAGCGGAGCACTATAGTGCTAGAACTTTTATAACAGGATTTACAGGTTCTGCGGGTACTGCAATTGTAACCTTAAAAGAGGCAGGTTTATGGACAGATGGAAGATATTTCATACAAGCAGAAAATCAACTAATAGATACGGGGGTAACACTATTTAGAATGGGTAACGAGGGTGTTCCAACTGTGGAAGAATTTTTGAAAGAAACACTTAAGAAGGGAGCGAAAATTGCTTTTGATGGTAAGGTTATTTCAATAGAGTATTTTAGAGGTCTAAAGAGTACTCTAGAGAGTAGTGGATTTTCCTATGAAGTTAATGAAGATTTAGTAGATATAATTTGGAAGGATAGACCACAAAAACCTTGTAGCCAGGTAATTTTGCATGATGTAGTCTATGCCGGAGAGTCAAGAGAATCAAAACTTGCAAGGGTTGCACGTGAAATGGAAACTATGGGAGCAAACTACTATGTTATATCAGGACTCGATGACATAGCATGGCTGTTAAACATTAGAGCGAGAGATGTAAAATGTAATCCACTAACTATATCTTACACCGTTGTTTCAGAGAAAAAAAATTATTTATTTATAGACGATAAGAAAATAAATCCAGAGGTTAGAGCGGAACTAGAAAAGGCTAATGTAGAAATAAAACCTTACGAAAGCATAGGAGAATTTTTAAGGAAAATCAAAGATGGAGCAATATTACTTGATGCGGCAAGAACTAGCACTTGGATTTATAGTTCCATAAAGATTAAGATTTTAGAGGCTATGGATATTACTACAAGGTTTAAGGGTATAAAGAATGAGATTCAAATTAAAAATGTTAGAAAGGCTATGCTACGCGATGGTGTGGCTATGGTTAAATTTATAACATGGATGAAGAAAACTATAAAATCGCGCAATATTACAGAAATAGAAGCATCAGATAAAATCGAGGAGATAAGAAGTGTAGGAGAAAATTTCTATGATCTAAGCTTTGCATCAATCTCAGCTTATAAAGCAAATGCTTCTATGCCTCATTACTGCGCTACAAAAGAAAATCAAGCTACTATAAAGCCGGAGGGGCTTTACCTATTAGATTCTGGTGCTCAATATTTAGATGGAACAACAGATATCACAAGAACATTAGCTGTAGGTCCATTGACAAAGGAAGAAAAAACAGATTATACCTTAGTATTAAGAGGGATGATTAATTTAACATTGCAGAGATTTTTATATGGAACAACAGGTTCAAATTTAGATATTATAGCTAGGATTCCACTTTGGAATGCAGGTATGGATTATAAGCATGGAACAGGACATGGAGTAGGTTTCTTTCTAAATGTTCATGAAGGACCACACCGAATATCTGTGCTTCCCAATAATATTGTGCTTAAAAAAGGAATGATAGTCTCCAACGAACCAGGAGTTTATAAAGCAGGAAAGCATGGTATAAGAATAGAAAACTTAGTTGTCGCTCAGGAAGATGAAAAGACTGAGTATGGTGGACAATTTATGAAGTTTGAGACTTTAACGCTTTGCCCTATAGACTTAGATGCTATAGATGTGTCCTTATTAACAAATGATGAAAAATCTTGGCTAAATAATTATCATAAAACTGTATTTGAGAAGCTTTCTACTCATTTACAGGGAGAAGAATTAGCATACTTAAAAGGAGCAACAATAGCAATATAA